A stretch of Miscanthus floridulus cultivar M001 chromosome 13, ASM1932011v1, whole genome shotgun sequence DNA encodes these proteins:
- the LOC136498867 gene encoding uncharacterized protein isoform X1, giving the protein MSEESDSPQGSPIPLYSLDDFLAEEEIIDDVLHQAKLLIQSSVKELEKEAADHRLNPRQHINRPREEAHTRLVNDYFSDNPLYPPNIFRRRFRMSRPLFVRIVDALGQWSPYFTQRVDALNRQGLSPLQKCTAAIRQLATGSSADALDEYLKIGETTAMECLKNFAKGVREVFGARYLRRPTVEDTERLLKLGERRGFPGMFGSIDCMHWQWERCPNAWKGQFTRGDQKHPTLILEAVASHDLWLWHAFFGVAGSNNDINVLNQSTVFINELKGQAPRVQYMVNGNQYNIGYFLGDGIYPEWAVFVKSIRLPTDEKERRYAAEQEGARKDIERAFGVLQRRFCILKLPARLFDRAVLRDVVLACIILHNMIVEDEKEAEIIEENLDLNVPPSSTTVQEPEFSPDQEVPLERVLEKDTSIRDRSAHRRLKKDLVEHIWNKFGPLPPRPGI; this is encoded by the coding sequence ATGTCTGAGGAAAGTGACAGTCCTCAAGGTAGTCCAATTCCGTTGTACTCGCTGGATGACTTCCTTGCAGAGGAGGAGATCATAGATGATGTTCTTCACCAAGCCAAGCTGCTCATACAGTCCAGCGTcaaagaacttgagaaggagGCTGCTGACCACAGATTGAATCCAAGGCAGCACATCAACAGGCCACGAGAGGAAGCACATACAAGATTGGTGAATGATTATTTCTCTGATAATCCTCTATACCCTCCGAATATTTTTCGCCGAAGGTTCCGCATGTCTAGGCCACTATTTGTGCGCATCGTTGATGCCTTGGGCCAATGGTCTCCGTATTTCACTCAGAGGGTCGATGCTCTTAATCGGCAAGGGCTCAGTCCACTACAAAAGTGTACTGCAGCTATCCGCCAACTAGCTACTGGTAGTTCTGCAGATGCACTAGATGAGTACTTGAAGATTGGGGAGACAACTGCAATGGAGTGTTTGAAGAATTTTGCCAAAGGTGTTAGAGAGGTATTTGGTGCAAGGTATCTAAGGCGTCCTACAGTGGAAGATACTGAACGGCTACTAAAACTTGGTGAGAGACGAGGCTTTCCTGGTATGTTTGGCAGCATTGACTGCATGCATTGGCAATGGGAAAGATGCCCAAATGCTTGGAAGGGTCAGTTTACTCGTGGTGATCAAAAACATCCAACTTTGATACTTGAGGCAGTGGCATCACATGATCTTTGGCTTTGGCATGCATTCTTTGGAGTAGCTGGTTCTAACAATGATATTAATGTTTTGAACCAATCTACTGTTTTTATCAATGAGCTCAAAGGACAAGCTCCTAGAGTCCAGTACATGGTGAATGGAAATCAGTACAACATAGGGTACTTTCTTGGTGATGGAATATATCCTGAATGGGCAGTATTTGTTAAGTCAATTCGACTCCCTACTGATGAGAAGGAGAGGAGGTATGCAGCAGAACAAGAAGGGGCAAGAAAGGATATCGAGAGAGCCTTTGGTGTACTGCAGCGTCGCTTTTGCATTTTAAAACTACCTGCTCGTCTATTTGACAGGGCTGTACTCCGTGATGTCGTGCTAGCATGCATCATACTTCACAATATGATAGTTGAAGATGAGAAGGAGGCAGAGATTATTGAAGAGAATCTGGACCTAAACGTTCCTCCTAGTTCGACAACCGTTCAAGAACCGGAATTCTCTCCGGATCAGGAAGTTCCATTAGAGAGAGTTTTAGAAAAAGATACTAGTATTAGAGATCGATCGGCTCATCGTCGACTTAAGAAAGATTTGGTGGAACATATATGGAATAAATTTGGTCCTCTTCCACCTAGACCAGGAATTTGA
- the LOC136498867 gene encoding uncharacterized protein isoform X2, whose protein sequence is MDPPPADDSSHGAAGRGGKSGKSRGRLGLKKPSPTPTAPTPTTTAPSPTLTAPASRPPVSWSPAAPAPTPTAPTPTPTAPAPGQAPGSFPALTCPPQGARWGSIPPNFAQDPNSWIYPQGGFVNMIRQPNYSPQSQGENFHLIGQNMAFNPMSPPHPASTYGTPSPGSTEQAVEENTSANKSTEQAMEESTAANKTVKQRNLRYWTHDEEERLASSWLEISKDPIYGNDKHRDSFWKEITNEFNRKGNGKRTRELNQLKVHWSRLKTIIGEWNDYWTKVCQMHTSGYSDDMLEEEAQKMYANRHGKKFTLIHWWKILKDEPKWCAMFVSEKDNNDIVDIPDAQIRPEGREAAKAERSGKRKKENVKDGIVMLGDNIGKIIKIEEDRKMERDKVTEAQIQISNANLQAAMFKVYNSLLHQDTGNMSEDQKARHDKAIRKLEEKLFAD, encoded by the exons ATGGATCCGCCGCCGGCCGATGACTcgagccatggcgccgccggcagAGGAGGCAAGTCCGGCAAGTCTCGCGGCCGGCTTGGACTCAAGAAGCCGTCTCCCACCCCCACCGCGCCGACTCCCACCACCACCGCGCCGTCTCCCACCCTGACCGCGCCGGCGTCGCGGCCGCCGGTGAGTTGGTCCCCAGCGGCGCCGGCTCCCACCCCCACCGCGCCGACTCCCACCCCCACCGCGCCGGCGCCAGGACAAGCTCCTGGATCCTTTCCTGCGCTGACTTGTCCTCCGCAAGGAGCAAGATGGGGCTCCATTCCACCAAATTTTGCACAAGACCCAAACTCTTG GATATATCCGCAAGGTGGTTTTGTAAATATGATTCGTCAACCAAACTATTCGCCGCAATCCCAGGGAGAGAACTTTCATTTGATTGGTCAGAATATGGCATTCAACCCAATGTCTCCACCACATCCAGCAAGTACCTATGGAACACCTTCACCAGGAAGTACTGAACAAGCTGTGGAAGAAAACACTTCAGCTAACAAGAGTACAGAACAAGCTATGGAAGAAAGCACTGCAGCTAACAAGACTGTCAAACAAAGAAATTTGAGGTACTGGACTCATGACGAGGAAGAGCGGTTGGCTAGTTCTTGGTTGGAAATATCTAAGGACCCAATTTATGGAAATGATAAGCATCGTGATTCATTTTGGAAGGAAATCACTAATGAATTCAACAGGAAAGGGAATGGGAAGCGTACAAGGGAACTCAACCAATTGAAGGTGCACTGGTCACGCCTCAAGACAATAATTGGTGAGTGGAATGACTATTGGACTAAGGTTTGTCAAATGCACACAAGTGGTTACTCAGATGACATGCTGGAGGAAGAGGCACAGAAAATGTATGCAAACAGGCATGGAAAGAAGTTTACCTTGATCCATTGGTGGAAGATACTCAAAGATGAGCCTAAATGGTGTGCAATGTTCGTGAGTGAGAAAGACAACAATGACATAGTTGATATTCCTGATGCACAGATACGTCCCGAAGGCAGAGAAGCTGCAAAGGCTGAGCGCAGTGGAAAGCGTAAGAAAGAAAATGTCAAGGACGGAATTGTCATGCTTGGGGATAATATAGGGAAAATTATCAAGATTGAGGAAGATCGGAAGATGGAGCGTGACAAGGTCACAGAGGCACAAATTCAGATATCCAATGCAAACCTGCAGGCAGCGATGTTTAAGGTGTACAACTCCTTGCTTCATCAAGATACAGGGAACATGTCAGAAGATCAGAAGGCTAGACATGACAAGGCAATACGCAAGTTAGAAGAAAAGTTGTTTGCAGACTAA
- the LOC136500480 gene encoding probable E3 ubiquitin-protein ligase ARI8, whose product MDSDVEMNAASDEEVMDDEDYYDYCDSDMGDDGGSEEELMAGDYDEGIEAEGTDEVVSRREQTFVVLNEEVISERQEEDVSKVSAVLLITREDACALLHHYKWNISKLSDEWFADEEKVRHTVGLLLNGNHEPHSRKLTCGICFEGYSSDMMSSAGCAHFYCHECWEGYISAAIGGGPGCLSLRCPDPSCSAMVLQGMINELAKDEDKEKYARFLLRAYVEGSKKTKWCPAPDCTCAVEFLGDENYDVSCNCKFSFCWNCTEEAHRPVNCETVSKWILKNSAESENMNWILANSKPCPKCKRPIEKNQGCMHMTCTPPCKFEFCWLCLGAWSDHGERTGGFYACNRYESAKKEGVYHETEARRERAKNSLERYMHYYERWASNQTSRQKAQADLQKAEKDQLANLTDIFGIPETQLKFIIEAWSQIIECRRVLKWTYSYGYYLDDKVKSEFFEYLQGEAESGLERLHQCAEKDLQKFLPSVKSDSTETTAPTLDEFSEFRVKLAGLTSVTRNYFENLVQALEAGLEDVRTTAQAAGTSSAATSSKKGGTKSKKQQYTKPSSDHTDDGWPCERCTFLNPPSVDACSVCEKSRY is encoded by the exons ATGGACTCCGACGTGGAGATGAACGCCGCCAGCGACGAGGAGGTGATGGACGACGAGGACTACTACGACTACTGCGACAGCGACATGGGCGACGACGGCGGGAGCGAGGAGGAGCTGATGGCCGGGGACTACGACGAGGGCATCGAGGCCGAGGGGACCGACGAGGTGGTGTCTAGGCGCGAGCAG ACATTTGTGGTTTTAAACGAAGAAGTTATATCTGAGCGTCAAGAGGAAGATGTAAGCAAGGTATCTGCCGTGTTGTTGATCACAAGGGAAGATGCATGTGCCCTCCTGCATCACTATAAATG GAACATCAGCAAGTTGAGTGACGAATGGTTTGCAGATGAAGAAAAAGTCCGCCATACTGTTGGCTTACTTTTGAATGGAAATCATGAGCCTCACTCTAGGAAG CTAACTTGTGGAATATGTTTTGAAGGGTATTCTTCTGATATGATGAGCTCCGCTGGTTGTGCTCATTTTTATTGCCATGAATGTTGGGAAG GCTACATTAGTGCTGCGATAGGTGGTGGTCCAGGATGTTTGTCATTGCGATGTCCTGATCCATCATGTAGTGCTATGGTTCTTCAAGGGATGATTAATGAATTAGCTAAAGATGAGGATAAAGAAAAATATGCACGATTTCTCTTACGTGCATATGTTGAAGGCAGCAAGAAG ACTAAATGGTGTCCAGCTCCTGACTGTACATGTGCTGTGGAGTTTCTTGGTGATGAAAACTATGATGTCTCATGCAATTGCAAGTTCAGCTTTTGCTGGAAT TGCACTGAGGAAGCTCATCGACCTGTGAACTGTGAGACTGTTTCTAAGTGGATATTAAAGAACAGTGCAGAATCTGAAAACATGAACTG GATACTGGCTAATTCTAAGCCCTGTCCGAAGTGCAAACGGCCAATCGAGAAAAACCAGGGATGCATGCATATGACATGCACCCCTCCTTGCAAATTCGAATTTTGCTG GTTATGTCTGGGCGCATGGTCAGACCATGGAGAGAGAACAGGTGGCTTTTATGCTTGCAATCGTTATGAATCAGCAAAGAAAGAGGGAGTT TATCATGAGACTGAAGCAAGGAGGGAAAGAGCTAAGAACTCTCTTGAGAGATATATGCATTACTATGAGCGCTGGGCATCCAATCAGACA TCGAGGCAGAAGGCCCAAGCAGATCTGCAAAAAGCGGAAAAGGATCAG CTTGCAAATTTAACTGATATTTTCGGGATACCAGAGACCCAGCTTAAGTTCATAATTGAAGCTTGGTCACAG ATTATAGAATGCAGGCGAGTGCTGAAATGGACATATTCTTATGGCTACTATCTGGATGATAAGGTCAAGAGTGAATTTTTTGAGTATCTGCAAG GTGAGGCTGAGTCTGGCTTGGAACGTCTGCATCAGTGCGCTGAGAAAGACTTGCAAAAATTTTTGCCTTCTGTGAAATCTGACAGCACTGAAACGACGGCACCTACACTGGATGAATTTAGTGAATTCCGCGTGAAGCTTGCTGGGCTCACGAG TGTTACTCGGAATTACTTTGAGAACCTTGTTCAAGCTTTGGAAGCTGGGTTGGAGGATGTCCGCACCACTGCCCAGGCTGCTGGTACATCCAGCGCTGCCACCAGCTCGAAGAAAGGAGGAACTAAATCCAAGAAGCAGCAGTACACTAAACCATCATCTGACCACACTGATGATGGGTGGCCCTGCGAGCGCTGCACATTTCTTAACCCTCCATCAGTGGATGCGTGCAGCGTCTGCGAAAAGAGTAGGTACTAG